A genome region from Acidimicrobiales bacterium includes the following:
- a CDS encoding DHA2 family efflux MFS transporter permease subunit — protein MQPTDPPDTPAVRGWRRLLVEPRRPEAIRNSPRAPWLVVAAVCVGAFMGQLDASVVTLAFPTLRHAFGASLASVQWVGQAYLLVLIGFLTAVGRYADMVGRKLLYTYGFVVFIVGSAACGLAPSLGALVAFRVVQGMGAAMLQANSVAIVAGAAPKNQLGRAIGIQGAAQALGLALGPAIGGLLISLGGWRLIFFINVPIGIAATVLAWLLIPRSRHLAERAAHDWMGLAIFVPAIAVLILSISYGNKAGWSSPGILAGLVGGTALLAAFVARERRARHPMLDLTLLARPAFSAGITTGLLSYMVLFGTLTVAPFLLEIAHHEGSGAAGAEMFLLPLGVGVAAPIAGRWSDRIGARPLTAGGMAAAGAALAVTAAFHDNLAAFLPLLAVTGLGIGTFTPPNNAAIMGAAPPHQSGMASGVLNMTRGLGTSIGLALAGLAYTAGAGAHSHPSAAQAGAGYSDAAWLLAAAAIAAAVISAARGHAELNKDPTLTAE, from the coding sequence TTGCAACCCACCGACCCGCCCGATACCCCCGCGGTGCGGGGATGGCGCCGGCTCCTGGTCGAGCCTCGCCGGCCTGAGGCGATCCGCAACTCGCCGAGAGCGCCCTGGCTGGTCGTCGCCGCCGTTTGCGTGGGGGCGTTCATGGGACAGCTCGACGCGTCGGTGGTCACGCTGGCGTTCCCCACGTTGCGCCACGCGTTCGGCGCGTCGCTGGCGTCGGTCCAGTGGGTCGGCCAGGCGTACCTGCTGGTGCTAATCGGGTTTCTCACCGCCGTCGGTCGTTATGCCGACATGGTGGGCCGGAAGCTCCTGTACACCTACGGATTCGTCGTGTTCATCGTCGGGTCGGCCGCCTGCGGCCTGGCGCCGAGTCTCGGGGCGCTCGTCGCGTTTCGCGTCGTGCAGGGCATGGGGGCAGCCATGCTGCAGGCCAACAGCGTCGCCATCGTCGCCGGAGCTGCGCCGAAGAATCAGCTCGGCCGCGCGATCGGGATCCAGGGAGCAGCACAGGCGCTGGGGCTTGCCCTCGGGCCGGCGATTGGAGGGCTGCTGATCAGCCTGGGCGGGTGGCGTCTGATCTTCTTCATCAACGTCCCCATCGGAATCGCCGCCACCGTCCTCGCATGGTTGCTCATCCCCCGCAGCCGTCACCTCGCGGAGCGTGCCGCCCACGACTGGATGGGGCTTGCCATATTCGTCCCTGCCATCGCGGTGCTCATCCTGTCCATCTCGTACGGCAACAAGGCGGGGTGGTCCTCGCCCGGCATCCTGGCAGGCCTCGTCGGCGGTACGGCTCTGCTCGCGGCTTTCGTCGCCCGCGAACGCCGCGCCCGCCACCCGATGCTCGATCTCACGCTCCTGGCGCGCCCGGCCTTCAGCGCAGGCATAACGACCGGCCTCCTCTCCTACATGGTCCTCTTCGGTACCCTCACGGTCGCGCCGTTCCTTCTCGAGATCGCCCACCACGAGGGATCGGGCGCCGCGGGCGCGGAGATGTTCCTGCTTCCCCTCGGCGTAGGCGTCGCTGCGCCGATCGCCGGCCGCTGGTCCGACCGGATCGGTGCCCGGCCGCTCACCGCGGGGGGGATGGCCGCCGCCGGGGCGGCCCTCGCCGTCACCGCCGCGTTCCACGACAACCTCGCCGCCTTCCTCCCGCTGCTTGCCGTCACGGGCCTGGGCATCGGCACCTTCACCCCGCCCAACAACGCCGCCATCATGGGCGCCGCCCCGCCCCACCAGTCCGGCATGGCGTCCGGCGTGCTGAACATGACCCGGGGGCTCGGCACCTCGATCGGTCTCGCGCTCGCGGGTCTCGCGTACACCGCCGGCGCCGGCGCGCATTCACACCCGAGCGCGGCCCAAGCCGGCGCCGGCTACAGCGACGCTGCCTGGCTGCTCGCGGCCGCCGCCATCGCGGCCGCGGTCATCTCAGCGGCGAGAGGGCACGCGGAGCTCAACAAGGACCCGACCCTCACCGCAGAGTGA
- a CDS encoding helix-turn-helix domain-containing protein yields the protein MSGPAQTAPATAVEPLPDLSTSDRLLDAAAQVFCERGYDGTTVAEVARRASLTTGAIYANFRDKAELLLKTIERGSSAAVVDMEAARAAGASAADRLLLMARRMVAEPDSTERLLFVEMFSAARRHPDVGRRVAEALSAMEAELAKLMDRARDDGDVDPVWEPAVLARFCLALGVGFTQLAVAGLPDPDAAEWVALAERIISAVRPLS from the coding sequence GTGAGCGGACCAGCGCAGACCGCGCCTGCAACGGCGGTGGAGCCGCTCCCGGACCTCTCCACCAGCGACCGGCTCCTCGACGCGGCGGCGCAGGTGTTCTGCGAGCGCGGCTACGACGGCACCACGGTGGCTGAGGTCGCCCGCCGTGCCAGCCTGACGACGGGTGCGATCTATGCCAACTTCCGCGACAAGGCGGAACTCCTGCTGAAGACCATCGAACGGGGATCGTCAGCCGCGGTAGTGGATATGGAGGCCGCGAGGGCTGCGGGGGCGTCCGCGGCGGACCGGCTGCTGCTGATGGCACGCCGTATGGTCGCCGAGCCTGACAGCACCGAGCGCCTGTTGTTCGTAGAGATGTTCTCGGCCGCGAGGAGGCATCCCGACGTCGGTCGCCGGGTGGCTGAAGCACTGTCGGCGATGGAGGCGGAGCTCGCCAAGTTGATGGACAGGGCCCGCGACGACGGGGACGTCGACCCGGTTTGGGAGCCCGCGGTGCTCGCGCGCTTCTGCCTCGCGCTCGGCGTCGGTTTCACCCAATTGGCGGTGGCCGGACTACCCGACCCGGACGCGGCCGAATGGGTCGCGCTGGCGGAGCGGATTATCTCGGCCGTCCGCCCTCTCTCCTAA
- a CDS encoding ferritin-like domain-containing protein encodes MSTTEVPGRTVTDANDVDNIIIERSDVDEVIHTIHQEQDVLFTWDYERSRPALVKLYEKAKKSQWNASTDLEWSTEVDNDRLAADFMQTIARFDTMHDVSDAPTAKWGDKEWTQFATENQTWTLSQFLHGEQGALICTGLITSTVPWIDAKYYAATQVMDEARHVEVFGRYVDEKMGGAYPVNPQLKSLLDDIIKDSRWDITYLGMQIMVEGLALAAFGFLHMLTNEPLLKKLLRYVMSDEARHVAFGVLSLQELYSSLSEAELRERQEFAYDAAVRLRNRFFAQDVWEKMGVNPKEVVRFLQTHPDPMEEMFQTMLFSKIVPNVKKLGLLDAGDGWLRERFTELGIIQFENNVDTSEEYDSLDAVAAAAAESGLGGAAG; translated from the coding sequence ATGTCCACGACCGAAGTACCGGGGCGCACCGTTACCGACGCCAACGACGTCGACAACATCATCATCGAGCGCAGCGACGTCGACGAGGTGATCCACACGATCCACCAGGAGCAGGACGTCCTGTTCACCTGGGACTACGAGCGCAGCCGGCCGGCTCTGGTCAAGCTCTACGAGAAGGCAAAGAAGTCGCAGTGGAACGCCTCGACCGACCTGGAGTGGTCGACCGAGGTCGACAACGACAGGCTGGCGGCCGACTTCATGCAGACCATCGCCCGTTTCGACACGATGCACGACGTCTCCGATGCACCCACGGCCAAATGGGGTGACAAGGAATGGACGCAGTTCGCGACAGAGAACCAGACGTGGACGCTGTCGCAGTTCCTCCACGGAGAGCAGGGGGCGCTCATTTGCACCGGGCTGATCACCTCTACGGTGCCGTGGATCGACGCCAAGTACTACGCGGCGACGCAGGTGATGGACGAAGCCCGGCACGTCGAGGTATTCGGTCGTTATGTGGACGAGAAGATGGGCGGGGCGTATCCGGTCAACCCGCAGCTGAAGAGCCTTCTCGACGACATCATCAAGGACAGCCGCTGGGACATCACGTACCTGGGCATGCAGATCATGGTCGAAGGCCTGGCATTGGCGGCGTTCGGTTTCCTGCACATGCTGACCAACGAGCCGCTGCTCAAGAAGTTGCTGCGCTACGTGATGAGCGACGAGGCAAGGCATGTGGCCTTCGGGGTCCTGTCGTTGCAGGAGCTCTACTCGAGCTTGAGCGAGGCCGAGCTTCGGGAGCGCCAGGAGTTCGCCTACGACGCAGCCGTGCGTCTGCGCAACCGGTTCTTCGCACAGGATGTGTGGGAGAAGATGGGCGTGAACCCCAAGGAGGTCGTGCGCTTCTTGCAGACCCACCCGGATCCGATGGAGGAGATGTTCCAGACGATGCTCTTCTCCAAGATCGTGCCGAACGTCAAGAAGCTCGGTCTTCTCGACGCCGGCGACGGTTGGCTGCGCGAGCGGTTCACGGAGCTCGGGATCATCCAGTTCGAGAACAACGTCGACACTTCCGAGGAGTACGACAGCCTCGATGCGGTCGCCGCGGCGGCTGCTGAGTCCGGGCTGGGCGGCGCAGCCGGCTAG
- a CDS encoding O-methyltransferase gives MPLDKWSAVDDYINASVVRPDEALEAALRATAEAGMPPIAVSAAQGKLLAILARMIGATRVLEIGTLGAYSTIWLARALPAASAGGKLISLEIDPKHADVARKNLANAGVDAAAEVRVGPALETLPALQSEGPFDMTFIDADKVNIPAYFDWAVKLGRPGSIIVVDNVVRDGKLIDESTTDPNVEGVRRLHEALSSDGRVTATTIQTVGSKGYDGFTVALVNPAGNPAG, from the coding sequence GTGCCACTGGATAAATGGTCCGCCGTCGACGACTACATCAACGCGTCGGTGGTTCGCCCCGACGAGGCACTGGAAGCCGCACTTCGAGCTACTGCCGAAGCAGGCATGCCTCCCATCGCGGTTTCTGCCGCCCAGGGGAAGCTCTTGGCGATTCTCGCCCGCATGATCGGGGCCACCAGAGTCCTCGAGATCGGCACTCTCGGCGCGTACAGCACGATCTGGCTGGCTCGCGCGCTGCCGGCTGCGTCCGCCGGCGGCAAGCTCATCAGCCTGGAGATCGACCCGAAACACGCGGACGTCGCGCGCAAGAACCTGGCCAACGCCGGAGTCGACGCCGCGGCGGAAGTACGTGTCGGACCCGCCCTCGAGACCCTGCCGGCCCTGCAATCCGAAGGGCCGTTCGACATGACTTTCATCGACGCGGACAAGGTGAACATCCCCGCGTACTTCGACTGGGCGGTGAAGCTCGGCCGCCCGGGATCGATCATCGTTGTCGACAACGTGGTGCGCGATGGCAAGCTGATCGACGAGTCGACGACCGACCCCAACGTCGAAGGCGTCCGTCGCCTGCACGAAGCCCTTTCGTCCGACGGGCGCGTCACGGCCACCACCATCCAGACCGTCGGATCGAAGGGCTACGACGGCTTCACCGTCGCGCTCGTGAACCCAGCGGGGAACCCGGCGGGCTAG
- a CDS encoding MOSC domain-containing protein: MRQRTFEELLPGLDWIREAPADAGRVELIVRRPAVDERELLPEGRLDEVEGLAGDNWLQRGSSSTPDGSANPLGQVTITSWRSLCLLADSPEERALAGDQIYADLDLSEENLPAGTLLALGSAVLEVTDKPHTGCAKFRERFGGGALRFVNTGAGGELRLRGINARVVQAGVVAVGDDVVVKRSG, from the coding sequence ATGCGCCAGCGCACCTTTGAAGAGCTCCTCCCTGGTCTCGACTGGATCAGAGAGGCGCCGGCGGATGCCGGCCGCGTGGAGCTGATCGTCCGCCGTCCCGCCGTCGACGAGCGGGAACTGCTCCCTGAGGGGAGGTTGGACGAGGTGGAAGGCCTCGCCGGCGACAATTGGCTTCAGCGTGGGAGCAGCTCCACTCCTGACGGGTCGGCCAACCCGCTGGGGCAGGTCACGATCACCAGCTGGCGGTCGCTGTGCCTGCTCGCGGATTCGCCGGAGGAGCGTGCGCTCGCCGGCGACCAGATCTACGCCGACCTCGACTTGAGCGAGGAGAACCTGCCTGCGGGCACGCTTCTCGCGCTGGGCAGCGCGGTCCTCGAGGTGACAGACAAGCCGCACACGGGGTGCGCCAAGTTCAGGGAGCGATTCGGCGGCGGAGCGCTGCGCTTCGTCAACACCGGCGCCGGCGGCGAACTTCGCCTCAGGGGCATCAACGCGAGGGTCGTCCAAGCCGGCGTCGTCGCCGTGGGCGACGACGTGGTGGTCAAGCGCTCCGGCTAG
- the rpsL gene encoding 30S ribosomal protein S12: MPTIAQLVRKGREQKTSKTKTPALKGAPQRRGVCTRVYTTTPKKPNSALRKVARVRLTSGVEVTAYIPGVGHNLQEHSIVLVRGGRVKDLPGVRYKIIRGTLDTSGVRDRKQARSRYGAKKG; this comes from the coding sequence TTGCCCACAATCGCGCAGCTGGTCCGTAAGGGCCGTGAGCAGAAGACGTCCAAGACCAAGACGCCGGCCCTGAAGGGTGCCCCCCAGCGCCGCGGCGTCTGCACGCGCGTGTACACCACCACTCCCAAGAAGCCGAACTCGGCGCTTCGCAAGGTCGCCCGTGTCCGCCTCACCAGCGGCGTGGAAGTGACCGCCTACATCCCCGGCGTCGGCCACAACCTTCAGGAGCACTCGATCGTCCTCGTCCGCGGGGGCCGCGTGAAGGACCTTCCCGGGGTTCGCTACAAGATCATCAGGGGCACGCTCGACACCTCCGGTGTACGTGACCGCAAGCAGGCCCGTAGCCGCTACGGCGCCAAGAAGGGCTGA
- the rpsG gene encoding 30S ribosomal protein S7 translates to MPRKGPAPRRDLLPDPIYRSVLVTQVVNKVLERGKRSLAERIVYEALDIIKDRSDGDTIGVLKRAIDNTKPQLEVKSRRVGGATYQVPVEVRPRRAATLSIRWLVGYSRQRREKTMAQKLAAELLDASNGVGAAVKRREDMHKMAESNKAFAHYRW, encoded by the coding sequence ATGCCCAGGAAGGGACCCGCCCCCCGCCGTGACCTGCTTCCCGACCCCATCTACAGGTCGGTTTTGGTCACCCAGGTCGTCAACAAGGTGCTGGAGCGCGGCAAGCGCAGCCTTGCCGAGCGGATCGTCTACGAGGCTCTCGACATCATCAAGGACCGCTCGGACGGCGACACCATCGGCGTGCTAAAGCGGGCCATCGACAACACCAAGCCGCAGCTCGAGGTCAAGAGCCGCCGCGTCGGTGGTGCCACCTACCAGGTTCCTGTCGAGGTCCGGCCCCGCCGTGCGGCCACCCTGTCCATCCGCTGGCTGGTTGGCTACTCCCGCCAGCGTCGCGAGAAGACGATGGCGCAGAAGCTGGCCGCCGAGTTGCTCGACGCGTCCAACGGCGTTGGCGCCGCGGTCAAGCGCCGTGAGGACATGCACAAGATGGCCGAGTCGAACAAGGCCTTCGCCCACTACCGCTGGTAA
- the fusA gene encoding elongation factor G: MPEATSTRTKPLAQVRNIGIMAHIDAGKTTTTERILFYTGINYKIGEVHEGAATMDWMPQEQERGITITSAATTCEWNGTRINIIDTPGHVDFTVEVERSLRVLDGAVAVFDAVAGVEPQTETVWRQADKYGVPRMCFVNKMDRIGADFYRCVDMIKDRLDATIAVVQLPIGSESEFKGCVDLLAMNAMVWNDEAAKGEKFDLVDIPAHMVDEAENYRHILIDTLSNFDDTITEKFLGEEEITAADLEKALRAATIAGQVVPVLCGSAFKNKGVQPMLDAVVAYLPSPVDIPPTQGMDVKGVEELERKADDSEPFAALAFKIMTDPHLGKLTYARVYSGHLKAGSQIVNSSKDRKERVGRILQMHANHREDREACFAGDIVALVGLKQTTTGDTLCDPNSPIVLESLDFPEPVIHVAVEPKTKNDQDKLSRALQALSEEDPTFQVHSDEETGQTVIGGMGELHLEVLVDRMLREFKVDANVGKPQVAYRETIKNAVQKVETRYVRQTGGRGQYGHVVLNLEPTGPGGGYEFVDKITGGIIPKEYIPSVDAGIQDAMNSGVLAGYPVVDIRATLVFGSYHDVDSSEMAFKIAGSMCFKEACRKAHPVLLEPIMSVEVVTPEDYMGDVIGNLSSRRGKVEGMEQRGNSQVVRAQVPLAEMFGYATDLRSRTQGRATYSMQFNSYQEVPESVSKEIVARVRGE, encoded by the coding sequence ATGCCTGAAGCAACCTCAACTCGAACGAAGCCGCTGGCCCAGGTCCGCAACATCGGGATCATGGCCCACATCGACGCGGGCAAGACCACCACGACCGAACGGATCCTCTTCTACACCGGGATCAACTACAAGATCGGTGAGGTCCACGAGGGCGCGGCCACGATGGACTGGATGCCCCAGGAGCAGGAGCGCGGCATCACCATCACGTCGGCTGCCACTACCTGCGAGTGGAACGGCACGCGCATCAACATCATCGACACCCCCGGCCACGTCGACTTCACGGTCGAGGTAGAGCGCAGCCTGCGTGTTCTCGACGGCGCTGTAGCGGTGTTCGACGCGGTCGCCGGAGTGGAACCCCAGACCGAGACGGTCTGGCGCCAGGCCGACAAGTACGGCGTCCCGCGCATGTGTTTCGTCAACAAGATGGACCGCATCGGCGCCGACTTCTACCGCTGCGTCGACATGATCAAGGATCGCCTCGACGCCACCATCGCCGTCGTGCAGCTCCCTATCGGCTCGGAGAGCGAGTTCAAGGGCTGCGTCGACCTGCTCGCCATGAACGCCATGGTGTGGAATGACGAGGCGGCCAAGGGCGAGAAGTTCGACCTGGTAGACATCCCGGCACACATGGTCGACGAGGCCGAGAACTACCGGCACATCCTCATCGACACGCTGTCGAACTTCGACGACACGATCACGGAGAAGTTCCTGGGCGAGGAGGAGATCACCGCGGCGGACCTCGAGAAGGCCCTGCGGGCGGCCACCATCGCCGGACAGGTGGTTCCCGTCCTGTGCGGCAGCGCGTTCAAGAACAAGGGTGTTCAGCCGATGCTGGACGCCGTCGTTGCCTACCTGCCGTCCCCGGTCGACATCCCCCCGACGCAGGGCATGGACGTGAAGGGGGTCGAGGAGCTCGAGCGCAAGGCTGACGACAGCGAGCCGTTCGCCGCCCTCGCGTTCAAGATCATGACCGACCCGCATCTCGGCAAGTTGACGTATGCCCGGGTTTACTCCGGCCACCTGAAGGCGGGTAGCCAGATCGTCAACTCCTCCAAGGACCGCAAGGAGCGGGTCGGGCGCATCCTCCAGATGCACGCCAACCATCGCGAGGACCGCGAGGCGTGCTTCGCCGGTGACATCGTCGCGCTGGTCGGCCTGAAGCAGACAACGACGGGCGACACCCTTTGCGACCCCAACTCACCCATCGTCTTGGAGTCGCTCGACTTCCCCGAGCCGGTGATCCACGTCGCGGTGGAGCCGAAGACCAAGAACGACCAGGACAAGCTCTCCCGCGCGCTGCAGGCTCTTTCCGAGGAGGATCCGACGTTCCAGGTCCACTCGGACGAGGAAACCGGCCAGACCGTCATCGGCGGCATGGGCGAGCTGCATCTCGAGGTGCTCGTCGACCGGATGCTGCGCGAGTTCAAGGTCGATGCCAACGTCGGCAAGCCACAGGTTGCCTACCGGGAGACGATCAAGAACGCCGTCCAGAAGGTCGAGACCCGCTACGTCCGCCAGACCGGCGGCCGCGGCCAGTACGGCCACGTCGTGCTCAACCTGGAGCCGACCGGCCCCGGCGGCGGCTACGAGTTCGTCGACAAGATCACCGGTGGGATCATCCCCAAGGAGTACATCCCGTCGGTCGACGCGGGCATCCAGGACGCCATGAACTCCGGTGTGCTCGCCGGCTACCCAGTCGTCGACATCCGGGCCACCCTGGTGTTCGGGTCCTACCACGATGTCGACTCCTCGGAAATGGCCTTCAAGATCGCCGGCTCGATGTGCTTCAAGGAGGCCTGCCGCAAGGCGCACCCGGTCCTGCTCGAGCCGATCATGTCGGTCGAGGTGGTCACCCCGGAGGATTACATGGGTGACGTCATCGGGAACCTCTCCTCGAGGAGGGGCAAGGTCGAGGGCATGGAGCAGCGGGGCAACTCGCAGGTCGTCCGTGCCCAGGTCCCGCTAGCCGAGATGTTCGGGTACGCTACCGACCTCCGGTCGCGCACCCAGGGGCGGGCGACCTACAGCATGCAGTTCAACTCGTACCAGGAAGTCCCCGAGTCGGTCTCCAAGGAGATCGTCGCCCGGGTCCGGGGCGAATAA
- the tuf gene encoding elongation factor Tu, whose protein sequence is MAKQKFERTKPHLNIGTMGHIDHGKTTLTAAITKVLAERDPSGTKFKAFDEIDKAPEEKQRGITINISHVEYQTPNRHYAHVDMPGHADYIKNMITGAAQVDGAILVVAATDGPMPQTREHVLLARQVGVPSIVVALNKADAVDDEELLELVEMEVRELLNEYEFPGDDTPVVRVSALKALEGDKEWEEKIVELMQAVDDFVPEPERAVDRPFLMPIEDVFTISGRGTVVTGKVEQGQVKVGEEIEIVGLRPTQKTVCTGVEMFNKLLDEGRAGDNIGALLRGIKKEEVERGQVLCKPGSITPHTQFEAQVYVLTKEEGGRHKPFFNNYRPQFYFRTTDVTGSITLAEGTEMVMPGDNTTMTVELQKPIAMDEGLRFAIREGGRTVGAGSVTKILK, encoded by the coding sequence ATGGCAAAGCAGAAGTTCGAGCGCACGAAGCCCCACCTGAACATCGGGACGATGGGCCACATCGACCACGGTAAGACCACGCTCACCGCGGCGATCACCAAGGTCCTCGCCGAGCGCGACCCGAGTGGGACCAAGTTCAAGGCGTTCGACGAGATCGACAAGGCCCCCGAGGAGAAACAGCGGGGCATCACGATCAACATCTCCCACGTCGAGTACCAGACGCCGAACCGTCACTACGCGCACGTGGACATGCCCGGCCACGCCGACTACATCAAGAACATGATCACCGGCGCCGCGCAGGTCGACGGCGCAATCCTGGTGGTCGCCGCGACCGACGGCCCGATGCCCCAGACCCGTGAGCACGTGCTGCTCGCCCGCCAGGTCGGCGTTCCCTCGATCGTTGTCGCTCTCAACAAGGCGGACGCCGTCGACGACGAGGAGCTGCTCGAGCTCGTCGAGATGGAGGTCCGCGAGCTCCTCAACGAGTACGAGTTCCCCGGCGACGACACCCCCGTCGTGCGAGTCTCCGCGCTCAAGGCGCTCGAGGGCGACAAGGAGTGGGAGGAGAAGATCGTCGAGCTGATGCAGGCGGTCGACGACTTCGTCCCGGAGCCGGAGCGCGCGGTCGACCGGCCGTTCCTCATGCCGATCGAGGACGTGTTCACCATCTCCGGTCGCGGCACCGTGGTCACCGGCAAGGTGGAGCAGGGCCAGGTGAAGGTGGGCGAGGAAATCGAGATCGTCGGTCTGCGACCGACCCAGAAGACGGTCTGCACCGGCGTCGAGATGTTCAACAAGCTCCTCGACGAGGGCCGGGCCGGCGACAACATCGGTGCCCTCCTGCGCGGGATCAAGAAGGAAGAGGTCGAGCGCGGCCAGGTTCTCTGCAAGCCCGGCTCGATCACCCCGCACACCCAGTTCGAGGCGCAGGTGTACGTCCTGACCAAGGAGGAAGGCGGCCGCCACAAGCCGTTCTTCAACAACTACCGGCCTCAGTTCTACTTCCGCACCACCGACGTGACCGGTTCGATCACCCTCGCAGAGGGGACCGAGATGGTCATGCCCGGCGACAACACCACGATGACCGTGGAGCTGCAGAAGCCGATCGCGATGGACGAGGGTCTGCGCTTCGCCATCCGTGAGGGCGGCCGAACCGTCGGCGCCGGTAGCGTCACGAAGATCCTGAAGTAG
- the rpsJ gene encoding 30S ribosomal protein S10, producing the protein MADGNKQRIRIRLKAYDHEILDQSTKKIVETVLRTQAKVRGPVPLPTERNRFTVIRSPHKYKDSREHFEMRVHKRLLDIVEHTPKTVDSLQRIELPAGVDIEIKIQQN; encoded by the coding sequence GTGGCTGACGGCAACAAGCAGCGCATTCGCATCCGCCTCAAGGCCTACGACCACGAGATCCTCGACCAGTCGACGAAGAAGATCGTCGAGACCGTGCTGCGCACCCAGGCCAAGGTGCGTGGACCGGTCCCGCTGCCCACCGAGCGCAACCGGTTCACGGTCATCCGCTCACCGCACAAGTACAAGGACAGCCGCGAGCACTTCGAGATGCGGGTTCACAAGCGGCTTCTGGACATCGTCGAGCACACGCCCAAGACGGTCGACTCGCTGCAACGGATCGAGCTGCCCGCCGGCGTGGACATCGAGATCAAGATACAACAGAATTAA
- a CDS encoding tyrosine-type recombinase/integrase, translated as MADHCPVVCRQKTGGGVGLISWGRPFKTPASVAKLVRLRAEEAGLGHMSPHDLRRTAAGILHRAVSEDGAHYFDLLDIQKVLGHANPATTMRSYIDPLDNGVIRRAAQVLD; from the coding sequence TTGGCCGACCACTGTCCCGTGGTATGCCGGCAGAAGACCGGCGGGGGAGTCGGACTGATCTCTTGGGGTCGCCCGTTCAAGACTCCGGCGAGCGTCGCCAAACTGGTGCGTCTGCGCGCCGAGGAAGCGGGGCTCGGCCACATGAGCCCCCACGATCTGCGCCGGACAGCAGCCGGGATCCTGCACCGGGCGGTCTCCGAGGACGGAGCCCACTACTTCGATCTGCTCGACATACAGAAGGTGCTTGGGCACGCCAACCCGGCGACGACCATGCGCAGCTACATCGATCCTCTCGATAACGGGGTGATCCGCCGGGCGGCCCAGGTCCTGGACTAA
- a CDS encoding PPOX class F420-dependent oxidoreductase codes for MPDSATPKPRSPGMGSGERMAYAMDRIYNRMRHPAAFNVRRDDAATGSFDQLRRHKYGLLVTFRGNGDPVPSPVWMALDSEGRAYVQTGAKSWKVKRLRNDPTVLISASTVRGKPTGPVLLGSARILPADEMAHAETTLAAAFGLGRKLYMKIFPMNEDVVAYIEVTPPEVGPCSSARRSTVSQRW; via the coding sequence ATGCCAGACTCCGCTACCCCGAAACCGAGGTCGCCCGGGATGGGATCCGGCGAGCGGATGGCATACGCGATGGACCGGATCTACAACCGGATGCGACATCCGGCCGCATTCAACGTGCGCCGAGATGATGCCGCAACCGGGTCCTTCGACCAGCTGCGACGACACAAGTACGGCCTTCTCGTCACCTTCAGAGGTAACGGCGACCCAGTCCCATCACCAGTGTGGATGGCCTTGGACTCGGAGGGCCGGGCGTACGTGCAAACAGGCGCGAAGAGCTGGAAGGTCAAGCGCCTCCGGAACGATCCGACAGTGCTGATCTCAGCGTCCACCGTGCGAGGGAAGCCGACGGGTCCAGTTCTGCTCGGTAGCGCGCGGATTCTGCCGGCTGACGAGATGGCTCACGCTGAAACCACGTTGGCTGCCGCGTTCGGTCTTGGCCGCAAGCTGTACATGAAGATCTTCCCGATGAACGAGGACGTCGTCGCCTACATCGAGGTCACTCCTCCAGAGGTGGGTCCTTGTAGTTCTGCGAGACGGTCGACCGTTAGTCAGCGCTGGTAA